A single region of the Eleginops maclovinus isolate JMC-PN-2008 ecotype Puerto Natales chromosome 4, JC_Emac_rtc_rv5, whole genome shotgun sequence genome encodes:
- the LOC134863349 gene encoding claudin-34-like, whose translation MKYLAHTAHWQFLGLMSGVLAWILIVATTGLNDWRLWFVSDMSVVSSGVAWVGIWRACFYSHALPAIENCRSIGLSDSFAPAEIPAAQVLMVLALFCGLLGNISAAAAMRMVYFSMKDRRNIRTLFRLAGGLYLLTGSCSSVPLLWNMNSVLTNRTIHFPPDFHLPASPAHQHVGPAIIVGVFASVLTLVSGLLFLCYRYAWEALGSDAPEDLGEPETRLEQKSGLPKGDQQGGDNPAFHREDHP comes from the exons ATGAAGTACTTGGCTCACACCGCCCACTGGCAGTTCCTTGGCCTCATGTCCGGGGTGCTGGCTTGGATCCTCATCGTCGCCACCACTGGCCTCAACGATTGGCGTCTGTGGTTCGTGTCCGACATGTCAGTGGTCAGCTCAGGCGTGGCCTGGGTGGGCATCTGGAGGGCCTGTTTCTACAGCCACGCCCTCCCTGCCATCGAGAACTGTCGGAGCATTGGCCTCTCAGACAGCTTCGCCCCCGCAGAGATCCCTGCCGCCCAG GTGCTGATGGTTTTGGCGCTGTTTTGCGGTCTGCTGGGAAACATTAGCGCGGCGGCAGCCATGAGGATGGTGTACTTCTCTATGAAGGATCGCAGGAACATTCGGACACTCTTCAGGCTGGCGGGGGGACTCTACCTGCTGACCGGGTCATGCAGCTCGGTGCCGCTGCTGTGGAACATGAACTCGGTTCTGACCAACAGAACCATCCACTTCCCTCCGGACTTTCACCTTCCTGCATCACCGGCCCACCAGCATGTTGGCCCAGCCATCATCGTGGGCGTCTTTGCCTCCGTCCTGACACTTGTCAGCGGGCTGCTGTTCCTCTGCTACCGATATGCATGGGAGGCCCTCGGCTCAGATGCCCCCGAAGACCTCGGGGAGCCAGAAACAAGACTGGAGCAGAAGTCTGGATTACCGAAAGGAGACCAGCAGGGCGGAGATAATCCAGCATTTCACAGAGAAGACCACCCATGA